A genomic stretch from Lathyrus oleraceus cultivar Zhongwan6 chromosome 2, CAAS_Psat_ZW6_1.0, whole genome shotgun sequence includes:
- the LOC127119059 gene encoding uncharacterized protein LOC127119059 isoform X1 gives MTAIRIFLLKNPIPTLLADVYHSIHWRNEKKGGMIQCCAPLLYKWFLSHLPSEGPFVQNKDNLKWSQKIMSLTANDITWYSRVYDDVDIIVKCGNFHNVPLIGTRGCINYNPELAMRQLGFPMNDKPEDKLLEGFLLGEGVKDFDMVKRIGRAWTKVRREGKRERGKKNCIARGPYTSWVQARASQDKLPYPYEPPMQTNPPEPTHVTMEEAKELKVVIQSLEKENEELRLNLLRITEERDNHKWELGRKKTQLQANVERTDNEEYKRKRVKQGLDQADSCLNTVKSQLKEAEKDCCEKEKWWKLATKQNKEIRETLEAEIANLSVSLCESKEREERERRSKESALAATQVTPEMWKGKCQEAENANEWERYWRGRHDSLLREGEDWMNARENVNASLAACEETIQFLHEQRNEYRDKFASLIDFCNGMAMNVPLMLRCALEDIENDNIPLSVTEFIYLCEDMMKRFKGELEELNKQKPTV, from the coding sequence ATGACTGCTATACGCATTTTCTTGCTCAAGAATCCCATTCCCACCTTGCTAGCAGATGTTTATCACTCCATTCATTGGAGAAATGAGAAGAAGGGGGGGATGATCCAGTGTTGTGCTCCTTTACTATATAAATGGTTCTTATCTCACTTACCAAGCGAAGGGCCTTTTGTTCAGAACAAGGATAACCTCAAGTGGTCTCAAAAAATCATGTCTCTCACTGCCAATGACATCACCTGGTACTCTCGTGTTTATGATGATGTGGACATAATCGTCAAATGTGGCAACTTCcataatgtgccactcataggaactcgaggttgcatcaattacaaccctgAGCTTGCTATGCGGCAACTTGGGTTTCCTATGAATGACAAACCAGAAGACAAGTTGTTAGAAGGTTTCTTGCTGGGAGAAGGAGTGAAGGACTTTGATATGGTGAAGAGGATAGGTCGTGCATGGACTAAAGTTCGTAGAGAAGGAAAAAGGGAGCGTGGAAAGAAGAATTGTATAGCTAGAGGGCCATATACAAGTTGGGTCCAAGCTAGAGCTTCTCAAGACAAACTACCATACCCTTATGAGCCTCCAATGCAAACAAATCCTCCAGAACCTACTCACGTCACTATGGAGGAAGCTAAAGAGCTCAAAGTTGTCATCCAAAGTttagaaaaagagaatgaagagctacggttgaaccttctccggattactgaagaaagggataatcataagtgggagcttgggcggaagaaaacacaacttcaagcaaatgtggAAAGGACTGATAATGAGGAATATAAGAGAAAAAGAGTCAAACAGGGGTTAGATCAGGCTGACAGCTGCTTGAATACCGTCAAAAGCCAACTGAAAGAGGCTGAGAAGGATTGTTGTGAGAAAGAGAAATGGTGGAAGCTCGCCACAAAACAAAATAAGGAGATAAGAGAGACGCTTGAGGCTGAGATAGCCAACCTCAGTGTTTCACTCTGTGAATCAAAAGAAAGGGAAGAACGAGAACGCCGCAGTAAAGAGAGTGCTTTGGCTGCTACTCAGGTTACACCTGAAATGTGGAAAGGAAAGTGCCAAGAGGCTGAAAATGCTAATGAGTGGGAACGATACTGGAGAGGCCGACATGACTCTTTGCTACGAGAAGGTGAAGATTGGATGAACGCAAGGGAAAATGTGAATGCTAGTTTGGCAGCCTGCGAGGAAACCATCCAGTTTTTACATGAACAAAGAAATGAGTATCGAGACAAGTTTGCCAGTTTGATAGACTTCTGTAATGGCATGGCTATGAATGTACCTTTGATGCTAAGATGTGCCCTGGAAGACATAGAAAATGACAACATCCCTCTTTCAGTGACCGAATTTATTTATCTTTGTGAAGACATGATGAAAAGGTTCAAAGGAGAGTTGGAAGAGCTCAACAAACAGAAGCCTACAGTCTAA
- the LOC127119059 gene encoding uncharacterized protein LOC127119059 isoform X2, with product MTYTQLLPYLIQNGTVVPRALPPMPKPHKPWYDENARCAFHANSEGHTTENCKVFKLRVQELIDQKILSFADVPNVENNPLPKHDGSGINDIESSTDDGLIKDVFKLKTLLTVVHARLMEAEMMNGVHDNCVVCSSNPDQCVEFKICLQRLMDQRVIQFTKAKIDEDVAVIVPVFDQERLPKPFVVLYQRNADLEPVKKIEPMVIHVPAPFSFHSTKAVPWNYEHVVYVGNKPVILKELDVTNIAGASGVTRSGRVFAPEVIPNKESAPKVEPTKGKEVNPPEAGEGSSKKAVTAEEDREFLKIIKKGDYKVVDQLNQTPSKISILSLLMSSEAHTTALLKFSNEAYVVEDISVIQFDNVVANLNASSCLMLSDDDLPPNGREHNMALHISIQCTDVTLARVLVDTGSSLNVLPKTTLAQLNIEGVQMRPSALIVKAFDGSKRIVIGEIDLPILIGPQTFRITFQVMDIRPAYSCLLGRP from the coding sequence ATGACTTACACTCAATTGCTACCGTATCTGATTCAGAATGGGACTGTCGTGCCAAGGGCATTACCTCCAATGCCGAAGCCGCATAAGCCTTggtatgatgagaatgctagatGTGCCTTTCATGCTAATTCAGAGGGTCATACAACAGAGAATTGCAAAGTGTTCAAGCTCCGGGTCCAAGAGTTGATAGATCAGAAAATATTGTCTTTTGCTGATGTTCCAAATGTGGAGAATAATCCTTTGCCTAAACATGATGGTTCAGGTATCAATGATATAGAAAGTTCAACTGATGATGGATTGATAAAGGATGTGTTCAAGTTGAAGACTCTTTTAACAGTGGTCCATGCTAGATTAATGGAAGCAGAAATGATGAATGGAGTACATGATAATTGTGTGGTGTGTTCATCCAACCCTGATCAGTGTGTTGAATTCAAAATTTGTCTTCAACGTTTGATGGATCAGCGGGTTATTCAGTTCACCAAAGCAAAGATTGATGAGGATGTTGCTGTGATTGTGCCTGTGTTTGATCAGGAGAGGCTTCCCAAGCCTTTTGTGGTCCTTTATCAAAGAAATGCTGACCTAGAGCCAGTGAAGAAGATTGAGCCCATGGTTATCCATGTTCCCGCTCCATTCTCATTTCACAGTACCAAAGCCGTGCCTTGGAACTATGAGCATGTAGTTTATGTGGGTAACAAACCAGTTATCTTGAAAGAGCTAGATGTGACTAACATCGCTGGAGCTAGTGGTGTGACTCGAAGTGGAAGGGTTTTCGCTCCTGAAGTGATCCCAAACAAAGAAAGTGCACCAAAAGTTGAACCAACAAAGGGGAAAGAGGTGAATCCTCCAGAAGCAGGAGAAGGCTCATCTAAGAAAGCAGTGACTGCTGAAGAGGATAGAGAATTCTTGAAAATCATCAAGAAGGGTGACTACAAggtcgtagatcagctcaaccaaactccttcaaaaatctccattctttctctacttatgagttctgaggctcataCGACTGCTCTATTGAAGTTCTCGAACGAAGCTTATGTGGTAGAGGACATCAGTGTTATTCAGTTTGATAATGTGGTTGCTAATCTCAATGCTAGTAGTTGTTTGATGTTGTCTGATGATGATTTACCCCCTAATGGGCGAGAACATAATATGGCGCTTCATATCTCCATTCAGTGTACAGATGTTACGTTGGCTCGAGTACTGGTAGATACAGGTTCATCCTTGAACGTGTTACCTAAGACTACCCTGGCACAATTGAATATTGAAGGGGTGCAGATGAGACCCAGTGCTTtgatagtgaaagcttttgatgggtctaagcgaatagttattggggagattgacctcccaatcctgattggccctcaaactttccgtattaccttccaggtaatggatattaggcctgcctatagctgtctaTTAGGCAGACCTTGA